A single region of the Labeo rohita strain BAU-BD-2019 chromosome 3, IGBB_LRoh.1.0, whole genome shotgun sequence genome encodes:
- the nat15 gene encoding N-alpha-acetyltransferase 60 gives MTDVVPTTALSEIKLRLLCHDDIERIKVLCGEWFPIEYPDSWYHDITSNKKFFSLAATFRGGIVGMIVAEIKSRTKVHKEDGDILASSFPVDTQVAYILSLGVVKEFRKHGIGSLLLDSLKEHISTTAQDHCKAIYLHVLTTNNTAIHFYENRDFKQHHYLPYYYSIRGVLKDGFTYVLYINGGHPPWTIFDYIHHIGSALASLSPCSIPQRIYRQAQNLLRSFLPWSGISSKSGIEYSRTM, from the exons ATGACCGACGTGGTGCCTACCACCGCCCTCAGTGAAATAAAGCTCCGCCTACTCTGCCACGATGACATAGAGAGAATAAAAGTGCTCTGTGGAGAATGGTTTCCCATTGA gtaTCCAGACTCATGGTACCATGACATCACATCAAATAAGAAGTTCTTCTCTCTGGCTGCCACCTTTAGAGGTGGAATTGTCGGGATGATTGTGGCAGAAATAAAAAGCAGAACGAAAGTGCACAAAGAG GATGGAGACATCTTGGCCTCCAGCTTTCCTGTTGACACTCAAGTTGCGTACATCCTGAGTTTAGGGGTTGTGAAGGAGTTTCGGAAACATGGAATAG GCTCTCTGTTACTGGACAGTTTAAAGGAGCACATTTCCACCACAGCACAGGACCACTGTAAAGCCATCTACCTGCATGTGCTCACGACCAATAACACTGCCATTCACTTCTATGAGAACAGAGACTTTAAACAGCACCACTATTTACCGTATTATTACTCTATACGAGGGGTGCTGAAGGATGGCTTCACCTATGTCCTCTACATCAATGGCGGACATCCTCCATGGACCATCTT TGATTATATTCATCATATAGGTTCGGCACTGGCTAGTCTGAGCCCCTGCTCAATTCCTCAGAGAATTTACCGGCAAGCACAGAATCTCCTGCGCAGCTTCCTGCCGTGGTCGGGCATCTCTTCCAAGAGCGGCATTGAGTACAGCAGAACAATGTGA
- the dnase1 gene encoding deoxyribonuclease-1, which translates to MKIIIAVGLLLLSVHLGSSLLIGAFNIKAFGDSKTSNATLLNIITKVVQRYDIVVIQEVRDSDLSATNRLMQSVNGGGSPYQYQYIVSEPLGRNTYKERYLFVYRSQAVSVANSFHYDDGCESCGTDTFNREPFVVMFSSNTAVQNFAIIPQHTSPEVAVQEIDALHDVVLNTRQRLNTNNIMLLGDFNAGCSYVSSSDWSKIRLRTDQSYTWLIPDSVDTTVTTTNCPYDRIVATPDMMKGVSAGSARVFDFMQAQGLSHSWALAVSDHFPVEVTLV; encoded by the exons ATGAAGATTATCATTGCTGTAGGTCTACTCCTGTTATCTGTCCACCTTGGAAGCTCCCTTCTGATTGGAGCCTTCAACATCAAAGCCTTTGGGGATTCAAAAACATCTAATGCCACCCTGCTGAACATCATTACCAAG GTTGTACAACGGTATGACATTGTGGTCATCCAAGAGGTGAGAGACAGCGATCTCTCTGCAACAAACAGACTGATGCAAAGTGTGAACGG AGGTGGCTCTCCATATCAATATCAGTACATTGTAAGTGAGCCCTTGGGTAGGAACACCTACAAGGAGAGATATCTCTTTGTTTACAG ATCTCAGGCAGTGTCCGTTGCAAACAGCTTCCATTATGACGATGGATGTGAATCCTGTGGAACTGATACTTTCAACAGAGAGCCTTTTGTTGTGATGTTCTCCTCTAATACAG CTGTCCAGAATTTTGCCATCATTCCTCAACATACATCTCCAGAGGTCGCTGTGCAGGAAATTGATGCTCTGCATGATGTCGTCTTGAATACTAGACAACGTCTGAACACTAAT AACATCATGCTTTTGGGAGACTTCAATGCTGGCTGTAGCTACGTTTCGAGTTCAGACTGGTCCAAAATACGCCTCCGCACTGACCAAAGTTACACCTGGCTCATCCCTGATAGTGTGGACACAACTGTCACAACCACAAACTGCCCTTATGACAG GATTGTGGCCACCCCTGACATGATGAAAGGAGTGTCTGCTGGATCAGCACGGGTCTTTGACTTCATGCAAGCCCAAGGACTGAGCCACAGTTGG GCCCTGGCAGTGAGCGATCACTTTCCAGTTGAGGTCACGCTCGTGTGA
- the eci1 gene encoding enoyl-CoA delta isomerase 1, mitochondrial, which translates to MSSILRYCTKFSSSGFVSLLSGNSSHGRICALPYIVSKNRYSSSSKIKVDLDSSKGVAVMQFQSPPVNSLSLDFLTEFSINLEKLELDRSCRGLIITSAQPKVFSAGLDILEMYKKSPEHCAEFWKAVQDAWLKLYGSTKVTIAAINGSSPAGGCLLAMCCDYRIMADNPRYNIGLNETQLGIVAPFWFKDTMANVVGHRETEKGLQLGLLYNAPEALKVGLVDELVPEDKVLSTATETMTKWLAIPDHARQISKSMMRKPTVDKLLANREADTANFVSFITKDSIQKSLGMYMEMLKKKRS; encoded by the exons ATGTCATCAATATTAAGATACTGTACCAAATTCAGCTCGTCTG GATTTGTATCACTGTTGTCTGGAAACAGCAGTCATGGAAGAATCTGTGCTCTGCCATACATTGTATCTAAAAACAGATATTCATCATCCTCAAAAATTAAAGTGGACCTGGACAGTAGTAAGG GTGTTGCTGTAATGCAGTTTCAAAGTCCTCCTGTCAACAGTCTCAGTCTTGACTTTTTGACTGAGTTTTctattaatttagaaaaacttGAGCTGGACAGAAGCTGCAGGGGTTTGATCATAACATCC GCCCAGCCGAAGGTGTTTTCTGCAGGCCTagatattttggaaatgtaTAAAAAGAGCCCAGAGCACTGCGCAGAATTCTGGAAGGCTGTACAGGACGCGTGGCTCAAGCTTTATGGGTCCACCAAGGTCACAATCGCCGCGATCAAT GGTTCCAGTCCTGCAGGTGGTTGTTTGTTGGCTATGTGTTGTGACTACAGGATCATGGCTGATAACCCTCGCTATAACATCGGTCTCAATGAAACACAACTTGGTATAGTTGCACCATTTTG GTTTAAGGACACCATGGCAAACGTTGTGGGCCATAGAGAAACTGAAAAGGGTCTTCAGCTGGGTTTACTGTACAATGCCCCTGAAGCCCTGAAGGTTGGTCTGGTGGATGAGCTTGTTCCTGAGGATAAAGTTCTCAGCACAGCTACTGAGACCATGACAAAATGGTTGGCGATTCCAG aTCACGCCCGTCAGATTAGTAAATCCATGATGAGGAAACCCACAGTAGACAAACTTCTTGCAAACAGGGAAGCCGACACCGCAAACTTTGTCAGTTTCATTACCAAAGACTCCATCCAGAAATCTCTTGGGATGTACATGGAGATGTTGAAGAAGAAGAGGTCTTGA